TGACTTTCAATATTTTATTCCTTTAAAAAGCAAAAAAAGAAAATGTTCTATCCTTTGACTTTTCATCTCTCCTTCATTCAGCGCGTCCTGAACCGTTGCCCCGGCCATCCTCCGAACGGGCTACCCGTTCCGGGGCGGGGAGGAAAATCGCTCTTTTTCGCTGGACCCCCGGAGGCTTTCCGGGGACAATCGGGCGGGAGGTACGTCCCCGTCGGGACGGTGTTGCCAACCAAGACGCCGAAGCAAACAGGAGACGGGCATGTGGCATCGACTGGCGGTGGTCAGCGACAAACGGAACCAACTGGTGGACATCACCGCCCGGGTTCAGGAGGTGGTGACCCGCAGCGGCATCGTGACCGGACTGTGTCAGCTCTTCGCGCCCCACACCACGGCGGGCCTGCTGATCAACGAGGCCTGCGACCCTCATGTGGCCCGGGACATCCTCACCACCCTGGAGCGCCTGGTGCCCAACCGGGGCGACTACCGCCACGCCGAAGGCAACAGCGACGCCCACCTGAAATCGGTGTTGACCGGCAGCCATCTGACCGTGCCGGTGGAGGAAGGCCGCCTCTCCCTGGGGGCCTGGCAGGGCCTCTTCCTGGCCGACTTCGACGGCCCCCGGCAACGCCAGGTCATGGTGGCGGTGACGGCGTTGTCGTGAACGCCCGTTGCAAAACTCCCGCTGCCAAGCGGGAGCATACTAAATTTTTTGACTTTCAATATTTTATCTTTTAAATATCAAAAAAAGGAAATGTTCTATCCTTTGATTTTTCATTCGTCTCGATCGTGAACCATAGCTGTTATGCAATGAACTCTCCTGACAATCTCAACCCGCATCCAT
This Magnetococcales bacterium DNA region includes the following protein-coding sequences:
- a CDS encoding YjbQ family protein, whose protein sequence is MWHRLAVVSDKRNQLVDITARVQEVVTRSGIVTGLCQLFAPHTTAGLLINEACDPHVARDILTTLERLVPNRGDYRHAEGNSDAHLKSVLTGSHLTVPVEEGRLSLGAWQGLFLADFDGPRQRQVMVAVTALS